GTGTCTTTCCCCGCGAGCGGGTCATCTGTTCGTATCACGACTTTACCCAAACACCGACCGCACAAGAGATTCTGCATCTCTTCTGTGATCTCGCCGCTTCCGGCATCCCGAAGGCTGCGTTCATGGTGCGGGGCCCCCGTGATCTGCTGGAGATCCGGAAGGCAGCGGTTGTTCTGCAGCAGAGCGGCGAGCCGTTTATCCTGATCGGGATGGGTGCCGCAGGTGAGATCACCCGCGTCCGCGCCGCAGACATCGGTTCGATGGTCAGCTACTGCGCGGTCCGGCCCGAACTTGCATCCGCTCCCGGTCAGATCACGGTGGCCGAGGCCGCAGGCCTCGGTACCGATCCGGTTGTTACCGCGATCACCGGCTGGCCGCTGGAACATACCCGTTCCCCGCAGATGCACAATGCGGCATTCCGTGCCGCAGGTATTGCGGGACGCTATGTCAGAATTCCGTCCCCCGCCGCGGAGCTTCCCCTGCTTCCGGAAGTGCTTCGCTGCTACCGGATACGCGGTGCAAACGTGACCATCCCGCATAAACAGGCAGTCATGCCCCTTCTGTCGGAGGTGGCGCCCGGGGCACAGAGCGCCGGCGCGGTGAACACCATTCTTGCCGGTTCTGCGGGGAATCTCACCGGCACCAACACCGATATTGCAGGAATTGCCGCAACCATTGCGGCACTGGACGTCACGTTGTCCGGTGCACGGGTGCTTGTTGCCGGTGCAGGCGGCGCCGCCCGGGCAGCGGTCGCCTGCCTGACGGCTGCGGGAGCTGCGGTTTGCATCACCAACCGGACGATGGAAAAAGCCGAAGCTCTTGCTGCAGAGTTTGGCGCAGCTGCGGTGCCGCTGCATGCGCTGAACGCAGGATATGATCTCGTCATCAACGCAACACCTGCCGGGATGAGCGGATTTTCCGCCGAAATTCCGATCCCTGTATCGATCCTTACCCCGCAGACGGCGGTCTTTGACATGGTGTATGAGCCGGAGACCACACCGCTGCTTGCCGCAGCCCGTGCCGCAGGCTGCCGTGCCGTGCTGGGCGGTAAAACCATGCTCATCGCACAGGCGGTGGCATCCTTTGCACTCTGGACGGGCACTGCCGCGGACGCCGCGGCAATGACCGCCGCATTCGGAGGAGAGTCATGATCGGTCACGGGGTCTCCTACGGTGCTCTCTCGGTCATCAATGCAATTGCGATGGGGAAGGGAGCCGGGTTCGGTATCGATCTGAAAACCGAGGCAACCGTCCGCCTCACGGCCGAGCCGGAGATTGTGGTTGAGATAGACGCTCATCCCTCGGAGGATACGCGGCTTGCCCGCTTTTCGGTCGAGGAGATGCTCAGGCGCTATCCGGACTCCGGGATGCGGGGGGCGGTGATTACCACGACCTCCAACATTCCGATCTCCCAGGGACTCAAAAGCAGCAGTGCGGCAACCAACGCAATCCTTGCCGCAACCGCCGACGCGCTCGGCGTCACGCTTGACCCGCTGGAGATTGGGCGTATCGGCGCAACCGTTGCCATTGCTGCGGGGGTCAGCATCACCGGAACATTTGATGATGCCTGCGCCTGTATGCTCGGCGGTCTTGTCTTTACCGACAACCCGAATCGTGAACTCCTGCACCGGCTGCCGATGCCCGAAGGATACACGGCGGTCATTCATCTGCCGGAGTTCCAGATCCGGAAGTCCGCGTTTCCCAAGGAACGCATGCGGGAGATGGCGGATGAGGTCGCCGCCGCATATGACCGCGCTCTTGCGGGCGATGTGTTTGGCGCGATGTATGCAAACGGTGCCTGTACCTGCCGGGCGCTCGGGATTGAACCGGAGGCTGCCGACCGGGCGCTTGCCTGCGGAGCGGCAGGCGCGGGGCTTTCCGGTACCGGTCCTGCGACCGGTATTCTTGTTGAAACCGACCGGCTTGATGCATTTCTGGATGCTTTCGGGCGCGACCATGTGATCGTGGCCAATGTCAGGAACGGTGATGCAGTATGATGCTTGCCGTACAGAGGTCTGCGGTGCGGGGAACGGCTGCCGCCCCGCCGTCGAAGAGTCACACGCACCGCGCCTTCATCCTCGCCGCCCTTGCGGACGGCGAGTCGGTCGTCTCCTCGCCGCTGCTCGGCGAGGATACCTGCGCAACGCTGGACGCGGTTGCCGCACTCGGCGCTGCGGTGTCACGCCGGGGGGATGATGTTGTCATCTGCGGCGGCGGTCTGCATGCTCCGGAGAAGGTCATCGACTGCAAAAACTCCGGGACTTCGATGCGGATTCTTGCAGGTGTTGCTGCACAGATTGCGGGCACGACCTCCTTTACCGGTGATGCCTCGCTCTGCTCGCGGCCGATGAAGCCGCTGCTTGATGCACTTACCGACCTTGGCGTTGCGGTTACTGCCGCAGACGGCGGGTGTGCTCCTTTCTCGGTGACGGGACCCGCAACCGGCGGTTGTGTACACATCCGTGGGGACATCAGTTCGCAGTTCATCTCTGCGCTCCTGATAGGTGCGCCGCTGAGTGGCCGTGAACTGAACATTCATCTGACTACGCCGTTAACGTCCCGCCCCTATGCGGAGATGACCATTGCCGCGATGCAGAGACGCGGTGTTTCCGTTATCACAACCGGGGACGGGTTCATCGTTCCGGCAGACCAGTCCTACCGCCCGGTACCGGTAACGGTCGGCGGCGATTTCTCTTCGGCGGCGTTTCTGTTTGCTGCGGGCGCTCTTGCGGGTGATGTCTGCGTTACCAATCTGGACCCTGCTGATCCGCAGGGAGACAAGATGTTCATCGATCTGCTGGAACGGCTCGGCGCTGCTGTGTCACGCGGACCGGACGGTACGGTTCGCGCCGGTCGCGGCGAGCTGCGGGCA
The nucleotide sequence above comes from Methanocorpusculum vombati. Encoded proteins:
- the aroE gene encoding shikimate dehydrogenase, whose product is MTLICAVIAADTPAAAKAMTTEALAAGAEAFEVRLDALANIPDDLSFLPTEKPVIVTFRSAEDESRREIFAKALTCGAAYVDIESDSVLRSVFPRERVICSYHDFTQTPTAQEILHLFCDLAASGIPKAAFMVRGPRDLLEIRKAAVVLQQSGEPFILIGMGAAGEITRVRAADIGSMVSYCAVRPELASAPGQITVAEAAGLGTDPVVTAITGWPLEHTRSPQMHNAAFRAAGIAGRYVRIPSPAAELPLLPEVLRCYRIRGANVTIPHKQAVMPLLSEVAPGAQSAGAVNTILAGSAGNLTGTNTDIAGIAATIAALDVTLSGARVLVAGAGGAARAAVACLTAAGAAVCITNRTMEKAEALAAEFGAAAVPLHALNAGYDLVINATPAGMSGFSAEIPIPVSILTPQTAVFDMVYEPETTPLLAAARAAGCRAVLGGKTMLIAQAVASFALWTGTAADAAAMTAAFGGES
- a CDS encoding shikimate kinase translates to MIGHGVSYGALSVINAIAMGKGAGFGIDLKTEATVRLTAEPEIVVEIDAHPSEDTRLARFSVEEMLRRYPDSGMRGAVITTTSNIPISQGLKSSSAATNAILAATADALGVTLDPLEIGRIGATVAIAAGVSITGTFDDACACMLGGLVFTDNPNRELLHRLPMPEGYTAVIHLPEFQIRKSAFPKERMREMADEVAAAYDRALAGDVFGAMYANGACTCRALGIEPEAADRALACGAAGAGLSGTGPATGILVETDRLDAFLDAFGRDHVIVANVRNGDAV
- the aroA gene encoding 3-phosphoshikimate 1-carboxyvinyltransferase, coding for MMLAVQRSAVRGTAAAPPSKSHTHRAFILAALADGESVVSSPLLGEDTCATLDAVAALGAAVSRRGDDVVICGGGLHAPEKVIDCKNSGTSMRILAGVAAQIAGTTSFTGDASLCSRPMKPLLDALTDLGVAVTAADGGCAPFSVTGPATGGCVHIRGDISSQFISALLIGAPLSGRELNIHLTTPLTSRPYAEMTIAAMQRRGVSVITTGDGFIVPADQSYRPVPVTVGGDFSSAAFLFAAGALAGDVCVTNLDPADPQGDKMFIDLLERLGAAVSRGPDGTVRAGRGELRAADVNLADAPDLFPIAAVLATCCCGTTKLYGAAHLRFKESDRIRSTALFLRDMGADITETDDGCIIRGPCPLHGAKVTTFGDHRIMMAAAVAGLIADGTTVIDDPGCCAVSYPAFVADMQALGADMRYI